The Haliaeetus albicilla chromosome 19, bHalAlb1.1, whole genome shotgun sequence genome has a segment encoding these proteins:
- the PKDREJ gene encoding polycystin family receptor for egg jelly, translating into MTALHLLLLLLQLLCCRPRGSGVSSPRLQPPPLLVTCWGPHGRVSQRQDNESWVSCLWNSTMNLRYQPAPGARPEAEGKEGRLPPPPHCFWYLNSAWVKNTSRWSGQVTLQTGLPPGSAPPPRASSLLTVQCSSASCAAPECLHQNVSIEVSGQDMRLFVLWPQTHLIHARQPVELGWCARLKSASWQYRFSSQGGSPSTLLLPSSQHQDTPPLAIYPTVELQQTCATYYSYRVTVRYRQHGLHVASVSIEQMPQISLSLSLKVEPDLLHVLSVSSKLLSFPQQPLSLSWRLQPLTPRTLAYRLVDMQAIGGWLCSYSSFTLQSNFCAISTPQSLGEMVVASIYFHVDGKRFEELTGELHLLNGTLSLIAGRETPTHVNLHPGKTNSSTYIFRYNHGMFYTTKENNSPISTDGPNTRTVFYQHKELSYLLSVEFVAFQWYRFNMYLYMNQKRVLFRSLAERDLEVHVFSSGHPSFLQSFAYLLWFIPAQHPMLQCEWTFHLQLFGTQKDHLLQNSTYTYNDHVRNATRFVRRSALPFDPENYTGFVAKVNCTRSTLTPALLRVRVNNYAAKTIEAPVFCQKEACYIDTVQIQKPVLHTSVLRQKRGTSFYLFVRLLVDCNVGISIYPLWRIYPVRDTTTIPDWTRPINSSLMYGIEMIHLTVPSFTLDYGLYLFYFTVEITPIRTTTVLRGSDKVYVQIESTDLVANIAGGTFRTVGFSDNWTLDGSASYDPDSQEGLKGITFTWYCTKEVSDYKNMKVSPGKRCHPAQRDLKWLTFSGPVQAMPPESLPGNAIYYFRLAIQKDRRRSYADQTVDVQPGSPLLLDVACLENCGSTLIPTERFTLSGKCLNCRTNSQPVYYWSLFSENSTEINFDWSSRTSTGRSASYLSIHALTFTKTAHRSYILLLKVTTWDGRSSIYRHTFKVNSPPRAGKCTINPHRGTAFLTKFVVQCSGFSDSNLPLTYKVIVASNVPKTTKITSVEENTFGTILYFGYQPKTPPSFLPVGVPSQKYTLTLYVQVCDSLGAFTQVSLYVRVWNPVNSRPLAVVFHELLASVSGLSAPMTSYLQTGDYFSAGYLAYLAASVLNYIKAPPTLQVPKAQFRESLIKTALNISVEGTMEINQVVASLSQVTEEADEVNVRSQDLAIKKLTEVTGVLKIQRNESHWSEQAEIQTSGILRCLSNILRAALLHRRNVNVNGVKKVFSIMENLTEIVFQGKVPGETETLMETKHWNITLKKDETRNIANAFSTRNACRNCFYPSLKKGNYSGLPHDAVISTALFEFDENPFPWLGYTSEIATMVLGFKMAETKANGDLLGIVPEGAEITIARKDKESSTFQLAMGPDKTQAYTTGGFSFEVSRNTKSIYIQILTKLKVTFKLLVFTGANVTHAHPIASFDAFHNMPTVASKNETASADCNIKAPYIICLPESLLTATAQGSSTDTHNISIVLLTPYVVRYQTQRLVSIHIFSDQCLFLDGVQSLWREDTCRLGSMTNWQRVHCVCNMKRSRRSLSVHTASNASMFNIRFLAAKVIVTPNTVDLGKTLIADIPKNPVTFLTVLFIFAIYFLLSLWAIRKDRAERYSKDKIIVLPDNDPFDKVSFLVTLYTGSRWGAGTKADVFLQLIGQNGTSDVHCLRHPHFPSFQQGSTDCFLLTTKKDLGDICSFRVWHNNKGSSPSWFLSRAKVENMSTRKTWFFMCRKWLSLDKGDHLLERTFAVTNPKTPLPRIDYFFIKLANSLTEGHLWFSIFAHVLTGTFSRLQRLSSCLAILLLNLLVNIMFFNAGKKEESPIHLRYLRSITVGIECALITIPVEMIIIALFKYSLKEPSPRGVAQTDPKLSSPLPSENLKNWKESLQKLYLSETSAQSRNFSPSENLRGPSKSQSPPCSRKTRSKGAPQNWSNCTVSERDANVIGTEEQMITANSPPMAKACPRRQPSSFNFGNNHAEEGGNFQKETKPTIASMSFHKRPHVVFWWWCVYLSWALVIAVTGLSSFFIVLYGLSYGYQTSLEWLLASATSFIENVFLLSILKISFFSAMSTIRPKYCENITWLTQKKYSEIKLAKETMSADEMRELHLKLAKVRGTKQYKPLEADEIANMLKRAKIKAKAFFFTKGFISHLVFLTLLLNFAYSTENANSFHYNRFIHNQFSPRLSTVDKLEHIYVWVKDLFLPLIHNDIQPTFFPESWSKIIGLPRMRQVRAKGTEKKCFHPHSYVNNFVISKSHCLHKYGSDIPEKGDYTGAWTKVANQSISKDASSYGGFTYEQNKTLWTYYSYGDLHTYGPAGYTFYFFPEEGRPNSTTRLDALQQSNWLDEKTWAVIIELTTFNSDAALFCTISVIFEMSHFGIIKPSLSVHSFALPIFHQQTKAQMFVFVVTLAFLFIYIADELYIISLEKKDYIKNISNIINFGLKSAFLLFVFLKVIKFKVGADIVKFYLLHPNDFIHFHAVSHLDKTLRITMGFLAFLVVLKTLKYSQFFYDVRLAQRSILAALPGISSMALLVVVYFFVFMAFGYLVFGQHEWNYNNMIHSAQTIFSYCVSAFRDTAFSSNRLLGGLFLASFMLVMICVLINLFQAVIMSAYGDMKQPVYEEPSDEAQAVTFVLQRLKSIFYLLICKTSKTSEPDLFHSVLYGQPDRRHQRHLGLKNRKINGKKMVYLVI; encoded by the coding sequence ATGACAGcgcttcacctcctcctcctcctcctccagctgctctgctgccgCCCCAGAGGCTCGGGGGTCTCCTCTCCCCGTCTCCAGCCACCACCCCTGCTGGTCACCTGCTGGGGCCCTCATGGACGAGTCTCTCAACGGCAGGACAACGAGAGTTGGGTCTCATGCCTGTGGAACAGCACCATGAACCTGCGTTACCAGCCCGCCCCAGGAGCAAGACCAgaggcagaggggaaagaggggcgGCTGCCACCCCCACCTCACTGCTTTTGGTACCTGAACTCGGCCTGGGTGAAGAACACCTCGCGCTGGTCAGGCCAGGTCACGCTGCAGACAGGTCTCCCACCAGGAAGCGCTCCTCCTCCCAGGGCCTCCAGCCTCCTTACAGTGCAATGCTCGTCTGCTTCATGCGCTGCACCCGAGTGCCTTCACCAAAACGTCAGCATCGAGGTGTCTGGGCAGGATATGCGCCTGTTCGTGCTTTGGCCACAGACGCACCTGATCCATGCACGGCAGCCAGTAGAGCTGGGCTGGTGCGCGCGCCTCAAGAGTGCCAGCTGGCAGTACCGCTTCAGCAGCCAGGGAGGCAGCCCCTCtacccttctcctccccagcagtCAGCATCAAGACACGCCGCCGCTTGCTATCTACCCAACAGTCGAGCTGCAACAGACCTGTGCTACCTACTACAGCTACCGCGTGACTGTGCGCTACAGGCAACACGGCCTCCATGTTGCTTCAGTCAGCATCGAGCAGATGCCTCAGATAAGCCTCAGCCTCTCTCTCAAGGTAGAGCCTGACTTGCTGCATGTCCTCAGCGTCAGCTCCAAGCTCCTTAGTTTTCCTCAACagcccctcagcctctcctggaGGCTTCAGCCCCTTACCCCGAGGACACTGGCTTACAGACTGGTAGACATGCAGGCTATAGGAGGTTGGCTCTGTTCCTACAGTTCCTTTACTCTGCAGAGCAACTTCTGTGCCATTTCCACACCTCAGAGCCTGGGTGAGATGGTGGTGGCCAGCATTTACTTTCATGTTGATGGAAAGAGGTTCGAGGAATTGACGGGAGAACTACATCTACTCAACGGTACCCTCAGCCTAATTGCAGGCAGAGAAACTCCCACCCATGTCAACCTTCACCCAGGGAAGACCAACAGTAGCACTTACATTTTCAGATACAACCACGGAATGTTTTACACaaccaaagaaaacaacagcccTATTTCCACAGATGGCCCTAACACACGCACTGTGTTCTACCAACACAAGGAGCTCTCCTACTTACTCTCCGTCGAGTTTGTGGCCTTCCAGTGGTACAGGTTCAATATGTACCTTTATATGAATCAGAAGAGAGTTTTATTTAGGTCTCTGGCAGAAAGAGACCTTGAAGTCCACGTTTTCAGCAGTGGCCAtccttcttttctgcagagctttgcTTATTTACTGTGGTTTATCCCTGCTCAACATCCGATGCTACAATGCGAGTGGACCTTCCATCTGCAGCTTTTTGGAACGCAAAAAGACCACCTTCTCCAGAACAGCACGTACACATACAACGATCATGTAAGAAATGCCACACGTTTTGTCCGTCGCTCTGCTTTACCGTTTGATCCAGAGAATTACACAGGGTTTGTGGCAAAAGTGAACTGTACCAGAAGTACACTAACACCGGCTCTTTTAAGAGTCAGAGTCAACAACTATGCTGCAAAAACCATAGAAGCACCAGTGTTTTGCCAGAAAGAAGCCTGTTACATAGACACCGTGCAGATTCAGAAACCTGTTCTTCATACCTCTGTCCTGCGCCAGAAAAGGGGGacatctttttacctctttgtCAGATTACTAGTAGACTGCAACGTTGGTATATCTATCTACCCCTTGTGGCGAATCTACCCTGTTCGGGACACAACAACTATTCCAGACTGGACAAGACCGATAAACTCTTCTTTGATGTATGGCATAGAAATGATACACTTAACTGTTCCCAGTTTTACGTTAGATTATGGGTtgtatctgttttatttcactgttgaGATAACCCCAATTAGGACCACAACAGTCCTCAGGGGCTCAGACAAAGTTTATGTTCAGATTGAGAGCACTGACCTAGTGGCAAATATTGCAGGAGGCACATTCCGCACAGTGGGTTTTTCTGATAATTGGACCCTTGATGGCTCTGCTTCCTATGATCCTGATTCACAGGAAGGACTAAAGGGAATCACATTTACTTGGTACTGCACTAAAGAGGTATCAGACTATAAAAACATGAAAGTCAGCCCAGGAAAGAGATGCCATCCGGCCCAGAGGGATTTGAAATGGTTAACGTTCTCAGGTCCAGTTCAAGCAATGCCACCAGAATCCCTCCCAGGAAACGCCATATACTACTTTCGTCTAGCAATTCAAAAGGATAGAAGGAGGAGTTATGCCGACCAAACTGTAGATGTGCAGCCCGGCTCCCCGCTCCTTCTGGATGTAGCATGCCTTGAAAACTGTGGTAGCACTCTAATTCCAACAGAGAGATTTACCTTGTCTGGAAAATGCCTAAACTGTAGAACAAACAGCCAGCCAGTCTACTACTGGTCCCTTTTTTCAGAAAACTCCACAGAAATTAACTTTGACTGGTCTTCCAGAACCTCAACAGGGAGGTCTGCGTCGTACCTGTCTATACATGCTCTGACTTTTACAAAGACCGCACATCGATCCTACATACTTCTGTTAAAAGTAACTACCTGGGATGGTAGGTCTTCAATCTACAGACACACATTTAAGGTAAATTCTCCTCCTAGGGCTGGTAAGTGTACCATCAACCCACACCGGGGCACAGCCTTTCTGACAAAATTTGTTGTTCAATGCAGTGGATTTTCTGACAGCAATTTACCTCTGACATATAAAGTGATAGTAGCTTCCAATGTACCCAAAACTACCAAAATAACTTCTGTGGAGGAAAATACATTTGGCACAATTCTGTACTTTGGCTATCAGCCTAAAACTCCTCCATCTTTTCTCCCAGTTGGAGTGCCCTCTCAAAAGTACACCTTGACACTTTATGTTCAAGTCTGTGATTCCCTTGGGGCGTTTACCCAAGTGAGTTTATATGTCCGTGTGTGGAACCCAGTTAACAGTCGACCACTAGCTGTTGTGTTTCATGAACTGTTGGCCTCAGTGAGCGGTTTGAGTGCACCGATGACGTCTTACCTCCAGACTGGAGATTATTTTAGTGCAGGTTATTTGGCTTATCTGGCAGCCTCTGTCTTAAACTATATTAAAGCCCCGCCAACTCTCCAGGTCCCTAAGGCTCAGTTTCGGGAAAGTCTGATTAAAACAGCCCTGAATATTTCAGTTGAGGGCACAATGGAAATCAACCAGGTAGTTGCTTCTCTTTCTCAAGTCACAGAGGAAGCCGATGAAGTGAACGTTAGGTCACAAGACCTTGCCATTAAGAAACTGACAGAAGTAACTGGAGTGCTGAAGATACAGAGGAATGAGAGCCATTGGTCTGAGCAAGCAGAAATTCAGACCAGTGGAATACTAAGATGCTTGTCCAACATTCTGAGAGCTGCTCTTCTGCATCGCAGGAATGTCAATGTAAATGGAGTTAAAAAAGTCTTCTCCATTATGGAAAATTTAACAGAGATAGTTTTCCAGGGCAAAGTCCCTGGAGAAACAGAAACTCtaatggaaacaaaacactGGAATATCACTCTGAAGAAAGATGAAACCCGGAACATTGCAAATGCTTTCTCTACCAGAAACGCCTGCAGGAATTGCTTTTATCCATCACTGAAAAAGGGAAATTATTCAGGATTGCCCCATGATGCTGTGATTTCCACTGCCCTTTTTGAATTTGATGAGAACCCCTTCCCTTGGTTAGGTTACACATCAGAAATCGCAACAATGGTCTTGGGGTTTAAAATGGCAGAGACCAAGGCTAATGGGGATCTACTAGGGATCGTGCCTGAAGGAGCAGAAATTACCATTGCTAGGAAAGATAAGGAATCTTCAACTTTTCAGTTAGCAATGGGACCTGACAAAACACAAGCTTACACAACTGGAGGATTTAGTTTTGAAGTCAGCAGAAATACCAAGAGCATATACATCCAGATCCTGACAAAACTAAAAGTTACTTTCAAGTTGCTAGTGTTTACAGGTGCCAACGTCACTCATGCTCATCCCATAGCCTCATTTGATGCTTTTCACAATATGCCAACAGTTGCAAGCAAAAATGAGACAGCTAGCGCTGACTGTAACATTAAGGCTCCCTACATTATCTGTCTCCCAGAGTCATTGCTGACAGCCACAGCTCAAGGAAGCAGTACAGACACTCATAACATCTCCATTGTCTTGCTGACACCCTATGTTGTAAGGTATCAAACCCAGAGACTAGTAAGCATACACATTTTTAGTGATCAGTGCTTATTTCTGGATGGAGTTCAAAGTCTGTGGAGAGAAGACACATGCAGGCTTGGCTCCATGACCAACTGGCAGAGGGTACATTGTGTCTGCAATATGAAGCGGAGTCGTAGAAGCCTGTCAGTCCACACTGCGTCAAATGCATCCATGTTCAACATCAGGTTCCTGGCAGCCAAAGTAATAGTTACCCCCAACACAGTAGATCTAGGAAAAACCCTGATAGCAGACATACCTAAAAACCCAGTGACCTTCTTAACAGTGCTCTTTATTTTTGCCATCTACTTTCTTTTGTCCCTCTGGGCCATAAGGAAAGACAGGGCTGAAAGGTACAGCAAAGACAAGATTATAGTTCTGCCAGACAACGACCCCTTTGATAAAGTGAGCTTTTTGGTCACTTTATACACAGGCAGTCGCTGGGGAGCTGGAACCAAAGCAGATGTCTTTCTTCAGCTCATCGGCCAGAATGGCACGAGTGATGTCCATTGTTTACGGCACCCACATTTTCCATCTTTCCAACAAGGAAGCACTGATTGCTTTCTGTTAACTACTAAGAAAGACTTGGGAGACATTTGTTCCTTCAGGGTCTGGCACAATAACAAGGGCTCATCTCCAAGCTGGTTCTTAAGCAGAGCCAAAGTTGAGAATATGTCCACCAGGAAGACCTGGTTCTTTATGTGCAGGAAATGGCTTTCTCTTGACAAGGGCGATCACTTACTAGAAAGGACATTTGCTGTCACAAACCCGAAGACACCTCTGCCCAGAATcgactatttttttattaaacttgcCAACAGCCTGACAGAGGGCCACCTGTGGTTCTCAATTTTTGCTCACGTTCTAACTGGCACTTTCAGCAGGCTCCAAAGGTTGTCTTCATGTTTAGcaatattattattaaactTGCTTGTTAACATTATGTTCTTTAATGCTGGCAAGAAAGAAGAATCTCCAATACACTTGAGGTATTTGAGATCAATAACAGTAGGAATTGAATGTGCTTTGATTACCATACCTGTGGAAATGATTATAATTGCCTTATTTAAGTACTCCCTGAAGGAACCTTCTCCTCGTGGTGTGGCTCAGACGGACCCAAAGCTAAGTTCACCCCTCCCGTCTGAAAATCTTAAGAACTGGAAGGAATCTTTGCAAAAATTGTACCTTTCAGAAACTTCAGCACAATCAAGGAATTTTAGTCCCTCAGAGAACCTTCGCGGTCCCAGCAAATCACAGAGCCCGCCATGTTCCAGAAAGACAAGAAGCAAGGGAGCTCCCCAAAACTGGAGTAATTGCACAGTTTCTGAAAGAGATGCAAATGTAATTGGAACAGAGGAGCAGATGATAACCGCGAATTCCCCTCCAATGGCCAAGGCTTGCCCGAGAAGACAACCATCAAGTTTCAATTTTGGTAATAATCACGCAGAAGAAGGGGGCAACTTTCAGAAAGAAACGAAACCAACCATTGCCTCCATGTCCTTTCACAAGAGACCACACGTagttttttggtggtggtgtgtcTATCTCTCATGGGCACTAGTTATAGCTGTCACTGGGCTATCATCATTTTTCATTGTGTTATACGGTTTGTCTTACGGCTATCAGACTTCACTAGAGTGGCTTTTAGCATCTGCAACCTCCTTTATTGAGAATGTGTTTCTCCTTTCAATtctaaaaatcagttttttctCAGCTATGAGTACAATTCGTCCAAAGTACTGTGAAAACATCACATGGTTAACTCAGAAAAAGTATTCTGAGATTAAGCTGGCTAAAGAAACGATGAGTGCTGATGAGATGAGAGAGTTGCACTTGAAACTCGCTAAAGTCAGAGGCACCAAGCAGTATAAGCCTTTAGAAGCTGATGAAATTGCAAACATGCTGAAAAGGGCAAAAATTAAAGccaaggcattttttttcacaaaaggTTTCATCAGTCACCTTGTCTTTTTAACGCTGCTATTAAATTTTGCCTATTCCACTGAGAATGCCAACAGTTTCCACTACAACCGATTCATCCATAACCAATTCTCTCCACGACTCTCCACTGTAGATAAGCTAGAACATATCTACGTGTGGGTGAAAGACTTATTCTTGCCTTTGATCCACAATGACATTCAGCCAACCTTTTTTCCCGAGAGCTGGTCCAAAATCATTGGTTTGCCTAGAATGAGGCAAGTGCGGGCTAAAGGTACTGAGAAAAAATGCTTCCATCCTCACAGCTATGTAAATAACTTTGTGATCAGTAAAAGCCACTGTCTTCACAAATATGGCAGTGACATCCCAGAGAAAGGTGACTACACTGGTGCTTGGACAAAGGTTGCCAACCAGTCCATTTCCAAGGATGCCAGCAGTTATGGTGGGTTCACTTACGAGCAAAACAAGACTCTGTGGACGTATTATTCATATGGAGATTTGCACACATATGGACCAGCAGGATACACgttttactttttccctgaAGAAGGAAGACCTAATTCAACGACAAGGCTGGATGCTCTACAACAGAGCAACTGGCTTGATGAAAAGACATGGGCTGTGATCATTGAACTAACTACATTCAACTCAGATGCAGCTCTCTTTTGCACCATCTCGGTCATATTTGAAATGTCTCATTTTGGGATCATAAAACCAAGTTTGTCAGTACACTCTTTTGCACTCCCCATTTTTCATCAGCAAACTAAAGCTCAAATGTTTGTGTTTGTAGTTACTCTTGCCTTTCTGTTCATTTACATTGCAGATGAGCTTTACATCATAAgcctagaaaaaaaagattatattaaaaacatttccaataTAATCAACTTTGGCTTAAAATCAGCAttcctcctttttgtttttttaaaggtcatAAAGTTTAAGGTGGGAGCAGATATAGTGAAGTTTTACTTACTTCATCCAAAtgatttcattcattttcatgcaGTTTCTCATTTAGATAAGACTTTAAGGATTACTATGGGCTTTTTAGCATTTCTTGTAGTTTTGAAAACTCTAAAATATTCTCAATTCTTTTACGATGTACGCCTGGCACAAAGATCGATCTTGGCAGCCCTTCCTGGAATCTCCTCAATGGCCCTCTTAGTGGTGGTGTACTTCTTTGTATTTATGGCTTTTGGCTACCTTGTGTTTGGGCAACATGAATGGAATTACAATAACATGATCCACTCAGCTCAGACCATATTCTCTTACTGTGTCTCAGCTTTCAGAGATACCGCATTTTCATCCAACAGGTTGCTGGGTGGTCTTTTCCTAGCCTCTTTCATGCTGGTGATGATCTGTGTCTTGATCAATCTCTTCCAAGCTGTTATTATGTCTGCCTATGGAGATATGAAACAACCTGTATATGAAGAACCATCTGATGAAGCACAAGCAGTTACTTTTGTATTGCAAAGGCTCAAAAGTATATTTTATCTTCTGATCTGTAAAACATCCAAAACCAGCGAGCCTGATCTTTTTCACAGTGTACTCTACGGGCAGCCTGACAGAAGACATCAGCGACATCTAGGGctcaagaacagaaaaataaatggaaaaaaaatggtttatcTTGTCATATAA